The Penaeus monodon isolate SGIC_2016 chromosome 13, NSTDA_Pmon_1, whole genome shotgun sequence genome contains a region encoding:
- the LOC119580226 gene encoding E3 ubiquitin-protein ligase TRAIP-like — MRAACVICGDLFIHTDDISATPCGHTFHTVCLIQWIERSKSCPQCRHKATEKSLVKLFFDSGGADTSHVDPDTLQHQIDSLKFQIRLKEQEMKNFKDNSQTLTKQNKGLREECKTITSQLHAKDTTIMALKSQLQFMDRITKEAQKAKEEAKKLREQLKVLQNVESIVSGTNDDVEAMLVSYSNNPDSTRALATFCSILKKEMNKTVDDKRRFRDEATSLRNKLREAKHSYNIASNELTTLQQTNKNLQDDVMSLEKENKSLMKKMEALQQAIVSPSGDVKNSALHRLIAESPAPADLKRPRLSSPDEEDLLVTPEVVRKMSRSEQVTPPDESCEIVGSQDSITPPMKGSPSKSKLVLFPGRRPLAVTTNISKTSKHHHNIFAKNKPSLQNIGMSSQLNSQVSGTQIGYDGLGGHHKVDEFPKPRPVLLKKKSVKVVTKGGSAARVQTTTLKNFFQNTFED; from the exons ATGCGTGCTGCCTGCGTAATCTGTGGAGATCTCTTCATCCACACAGATGACATCTCTGCAACCCCCTGTGGACACACCTTCCATACTGTGTGTCTGATACAATGGATTGAAAG GTCGAAATCATGCCCACAATGCCGTCACAAAGCTACAGAGAAGAGCTTGGTAAAGCTGTTTTTTGATTCAGGGGGAGCAGATACATCACATGTTGACCCTGACACATTGCAGCACCAGATTGACAGCCTTAAG ttccaAATTCGCTTAAAGGAGCAAGAAATGAAAAACTTTAAGGATAATTCACAAACTTTGACCAAGCAGAATAAAGGCCTCAG AGAAGAGTGCAAAACCATCACCAGCCAGCTTCATGCCAAAGACACTACAATTATGGCTCTGAAGTCACAGCTCCAGTTCATGGACCGCATCACAAAGGAAGCCCAGAAGGCAAAGGAGGAGGCCAAGAAACTGAGAGAACAGCTCAAAGTGCTTCAAAA TGTGGAGAGCATAGTTTCAGGCACCAATGATGATGTGGAAGCAATGCTGGTGTCTTATTCCAACAACCCAGACAGCACAAGAGCCCTGGCCACCTTTTGTTCCATACTGAAAAA GGAAATGAACAAGACAGTTGATGACAAGAGGAGGTTCAGGGATGAAGCCACATCACTGCGAAACAAGCTGAGAGAGGCCAAACACAGCTACAACATAGCTTCAAATGAGCTG ACTACTTtacaacagacaaataaaaacctCCAAGATGATGTTATGTCTcttgagaaggaaaataaaagcctGATGAAGAAGATGGAGGCACTGCAGCAGGCCATTGTATCTCCTTCAG GAGATGTGAAAAATAGTGCATTGCATCGTTTGATAGCAGAGAGCCCAGCACCTGCAGACTTGAAAAGACCTCGACTGTCCAGCCCTGATGAGGAGGATTTGCTGGTCACACCTGAA GTAGTGCGTAAAATGTCACGCTCAGAACAAGTGACCCCACCTGATGAAAGCTGCGAAATTGTGGGCAGTCAGGACTCAATAACACCTCCGATGAAAGGCTCACCTTCCAAGTCAAAA CTTGTTCTCTTTCCTGGTCGTCGTCCCCTTGCTGTTACAACAAACATTTCAAAAACGTCTAAGCATCACCACAACATATTTGCAAAGAATAAACCATCTCTTCAGAATATAG GCATGAGCTCCCAGCTGAACTCTCAAGTTAGTGGCACGCAGATAGGCTACGACGGACTTGGAGGCCATCACAAAGTGGATGAGTTCCCAAAGCCTCGCCCAGTTTTACTCAAAAAGAAGAGTGTGAAAGTTGTGACGAAGGGTGGCTCGGCAGCAAGGGTACAGACCACTACTCTGAAAAACTTCTTCCAGAATACTTTTGAAGACTAA